From Echinicola soli, a single genomic window includes:
- the tsaB gene encoding tRNA (adenosine(37)-N6)-threonylcarbamoyltransferase complex dimerization subunit type 1 TsaB has protein sequence MSLILSIETAVSVCSVALHEEKGLVGLLELHQENVHAQKLMPAIKSLLDRAGLESGDLSAVAVSEGPGSYTGLRIGVSTAKGISFAHQIPLIAVGTLDALAFQVVDMVEPGSFVVPMIDARRMEVYSKVFDYGMKEKEGLRPVIIDEDSYATYLEKGKVYFCGDGSRKITEVIDHPNVRFLNVSNSAKSVGDLATEKFIQKDFVDIAYFEPNYLKEFRVLKSKKNPLAL, from the coding sequence ATGAGTTTGATTTTATCGATAGAAACCGCCGTTTCGGTATGTTCAGTGGCGCTGCATGAGGAGAAAGGCCTGGTGGGCTTATTAGAGCTCCATCAGGAAAATGTACATGCCCAAAAGCTTATGCCTGCGATCAAGAGCCTCTTGGATCGGGCGGGTTTGGAAAGTGGTGATTTAAGTGCAGTAGCAGTTTCAGAAGGACCGGGATCATATACTGGACTTAGGATCGGGGTTTCGACTGCAAAGGGGATTTCCTTTGCTCATCAGATACCACTGATAGCTGTTGGTACCTTAGATGCCTTGGCTTTTCAAGTGGTTGATATGGTTGAGCCTGGATCGTTTGTGGTTCCCATGATAGATGCCAGGAGAATGGAGGTGTATAGTAAGGTGTTTGATTATGGAATGAAAGAGAAAGAGGGCCTCAGGCCTGTCATCATTGATGAGGATTCCTATGCCACGTATTTGGAAAAAGGGAAGGTGTATTTTTGTGGTGATGGCTCCAGAAAAATCACGGAGGTAATTGATCATCCAAATGTCCGTTTTTTAAACGTTTCAAATTCTGCGAAGAGTGTAGGTGATTTGGCCACAGAGAAATTTATTCAAAAAGATTTTGTGGACATAGCCTACTTCGAGCCGAACTACTTGAAGGAATTTAGGGTTCTGAAATCAAAGAAAAATCCATTAGCATTATGA
- a CDS encoding DUF2480 family protein: protein MSEIVNRVANSPIVTIDLEEYYDQGTDRVLFDLKEFLFQELVLKEKDFRKSLKELDWEQYRGKYVAVDCTADAIVPTWAFMLAATYLAGVAKDVAVGSEEDLDRYLFQKALMAIDPAEYEGRPVVIKGCSKFPVPVFAYGEVVRLLKGSAKSIMYGEPCSTVPVYKRPK, encoded by the coding sequence ATGAGTGAAATAGTAAATAGAGTGGCCAACAGTCCAATTGTAACCATAGACCTGGAAGAATATTATGACCAAGGTACTGATCGCGTGTTGTTTGATTTAAAGGAGTTTTTATTTCAAGAGCTTGTATTAAAGGAAAAAGATTTCAGAAAATCTTTAAAGGAGCTCGATTGGGAGCAATATCGGGGGAAATATGTGGCGGTGGATTGTACAGCGGATGCCATCGTGCCTACTTGGGCCTTTATGTTGGCCGCGACCTATCTCGCGGGAGTGGCGAAAGATGTGGCGGTAGGTTCTGAAGAGGACTTAGATCGTTACTTATTCCAAAAGGCACTTATGGCGATCGATCCTGCAGAGTATGAGGGTAGGCCAGTGGTTATAAAGGGATGTAGTAAATTTCCTGTTCCTGTTTTTGCATACGGGGAAGTAGTACGTTTGTTGAAGGGGAGCGCGAAGTCAATTATGTATGGGGAGCCGTGCAGTACGGTACCTGTTTATAAGCGTCCGAAATAG